The DNA segment GCATGCAAGAGCGAGATTTCTAACGCCCTCTCCATTGACGGCATATGCCAAATCCTGATTGGTTTCGCATCCGTCTACATCGGTATATGCCGCTGAGTTAATGACAACATCAGGCTTATTTTCCTTTATAATTTTCATTGTCTTATCCTTATCGGTAATGTCCAATGTTTTGGAGGTGGTCAAGACCAGTTCATGGCTGTCCTTTAAGACTTCCTCTAAATCATGGCCCAACATTCCGTTGGAGCCTGTAATTAAAATCTTCATGATAATCCCTTAAAAGTTTAATATATAGTTTAGATATATATTAGTTTAAATATTTAAAATGGGAGTTAAAATTATGAAAGTATGTATTATGGGTCAAGGATATATCGGACTTCCAACTGCCGCTCTTTTTTCAAGAAGCCACTGTGACGTTGTTGGAGTAGACATTAACGAAGAAATGATTGAAAACCTGAACAAGGGAATAATCCATATTGAAGAACCCGGAATAGCTGACATTATCAAAAAATCCGTTAAAAAACATACCTACAAAGCATCATTAACTCCTGAAAAAGCCGACGCTTTCATTATTACAGTACCTACACCTTATATTGTTGAAAACTACAGCTGCGATTTAAGCTATGTAATAACCGCATGTGAAACAATAATTCCATATCTGGAAAAGGGAAATACCGTAATCATTGAATCTACAATAGCTCCTATGTCAACTGACGAAGTAATTAAGCCTATTTTTGAAAAGGCTGGTTTTACCATAGGAAAAGACTTATACCTTGCACACTGTCCTGAAAGAGTTCTTCCGGGCCGTATTTTGGAGGAGCTTGTCCACAACGACAGAATCATCGGTGGAGTGACACCTGAATGTGCCGTTAAAGCAAGTGAAGTATATGGCCAGTTCGTTGAAGGATATCTAATGCTTACCGAAGCGAAAACAGCGGAACTTTCAAAATGTATGGAAAATACATTCAGGGACGTCAATATTGCCCTTGCAAATGAACTTGCAAAAATCTGTGCCGAAATTGGTGT comes from the Methanobrevibacter sp. genome and includes:
- a CDS encoding nucleotide sugar dehydrogenase, with amino-acid sequence MKVCIMGQGYIGLPTAALFSRSHCDVVGVDINEEMIENLNKGIIHIEEPGIADIIKKSVKKHTYKASLTPEKADAFIITVPTPYIVENYSCDLSYVITACETIIPYLEKGNTVIIESTIAPMSTDEVIKPIFEKAGFTIGKDLYLAHCPERVLPGRILEELVHNDRIIGGVTPECAVKASEVYGQFVEGYLMLTEAKTAELSKCMENTFRDVNIALANELAKICAEIGVNALDVIKMANKHPRVNLHSPGPGVGGHCLAIDPYFIYAKAPETAKIIKLARDTNKSMPSFVCEYVRKIIPDGKIAVFGVSYKGNTGDDRESPAYEIIAELEENGYEVAIHDPHIDRDEFVSFADAVDGAKLILILCDHDEFKHPDYELISKKMENPIIFDTKNIIYKVPDDMTLYNYGNLYTINTK